A segment of the Solanum lycopersicum chromosome 9, SLM_r2.1 genome:
CTTTTTCCTATCTTCAGATGTATGGTTTCTATCTCAAACAACGTATATGATTCAAGTTGTTTTTCATTTAACTTTAAATCTTCCAATTGAAATCTCTTTCGTTGTAATGATGTTATATCTTCTGATAAAATTTCATAGTTGCTCCTCCAAAGTTTGGACGAATCAGACACTTGACAGTGAATTAGTATCGTCACAAACAGATTTCTCAACTCATTTCCTGATGCCCAACATGCAGCTTCAGCCAAGCAGTCATTCCATTCTTTATCATCCTCCAATAATACCAATGCGTAGCATGCCTCCTTATAAGTATCATACCGGACTCCATTAATTGTTCTGATGCTTTCAAAAGAAGTGCTtcttttgacaaaattaagTAGCATTCTCATGTAAAATCGTTCCCCACTTGCAGGATGTGCGAAGTAAATTCTACCAACTGACTTCCCCTTTTTTCTTGTAGTCCATCTTTTGCATGTTGCATCCCAGACCCACGTgtaggaaaatttgaatatgttaGCTATCGCGCATCCTCATATTCTTTGTTTGCCTCAAACCATTCCgtgaattttgtttttactaTATCGGGTCTGTTTAGTATGCTTTCAGGACACCTTTCTTCTTAGAATACTATGGTGTTTTCTCCTTGTAAATGGAATGGCAAACGCTCAACTGCTGGCTGTCTATGATGTATGTCAAACGAAAAGATCCTCCAGCAAGCTTCTGTAGCTGATATGTATCTACAATCTAGATATCTTTTGATCGCATCACGTTCTGTGGGAGTATTTGAGCATTCTATACCAATTGTTGCTCTATCAGATCccttattcatatatttaaataggTACTTCACTGATCTCGAGTAATTGCACAACTCGACATTTATATGTGCATCAAATTTGACAATCAAATTCCTGTTATACGGGACGACATATCTGTTATCTAAaaagacattatttttattgacttCAGTACCTGTGTTTCTTCTCCTATAAATTGGGAACCCATCTGCATCAAAAGTTGTTTGATTATTGAACTTCTTTGGAAAATGCTTGGTGCATTTTCCTTGCTTCATACATGGGCATCCTAGATTGAGGTCTCCACAAGGTCCATGCATCATGTAGTTCTTTACAGCTTTATAACCATCCGGGTCTACTTCCATATTGGGTATTTAAGCTGTTATCATTGTGTCGATATGATCTGTAGATGGACTTTTTAATATAGGTTGCAGGAACAGTAGTATATGTGCATGAGGTAGTCCTCTTTTCTGAAACTCAATTGTATATAAACCTGCAGAGTTAAAGGTATAATGTGTTTGTTAGGTTGACGGTAAAGTAATCATTTGTTTTTTAAGCAAAATGTAAGCGCTTGAATTAATAACTGGTGTATTCTGTTAGTATGTTGAAGTTTGAACTTACATgcaattatttttccaaaaggTAGTTGCTTTTTCAGATCTTGCATTAATTGAAATAACTTGATTTGGAACACTCTACATATAATGTCCACCCTGTTATCATCACCAGATTGTTCTATTAAGCGAAGCATTTCATTTATTTCGGGCCACTTTGGATTGCATGTGAAAGTGAGGAACAAATCTGGATATCCAGCCCACCTGCAAATTGCCATTGCATCTTGATAATTTTGTGCCCGATAGCGAGGTCCTCCGGTGTGAGATGAAGGTAAGATAACTTTCTTTCCTACCAAAGAACAATCTGAATCACCACGAAGAATGGCATCCATTAAGCCAGAGTAAAGATCAGCTCTGAGTTTTGGTTGATTATTCCAAATATAATGAAATCTTTCTTCCTCGATTGCCAGGTAACCGTCAACAATGTATTGTTGTAATAGTCTACCGGCAAGCAAGAGTGTCTTACCCTCGTTAAGTCTTTGTTGTATTCTAAAGCAGTAGAAGTCTCTCATTGTTAATTTTTGTCGCTTGTAAGTCTTGTTGATGACATCTCCCAAATTTATTCCAACTCTATATCAATCTTCACCATAAGGGTGTATTAGTGGATATGTCATAGACATAAAACTTGGGTGAAGATTAGAAATTCTTTGAAGTCAATTTTTCCTATGCTCTACAATAATATCTCGCTGGAAGTTTTCTTCCGTAAGATCACCCACTATTAATCCAGCTACTTCAGAAGTTGTGGGTAAATTATATTGTCGACCATCCGTTGTTCTATTAGATAGGAGACGTAGGCGAAATTCACGTTCAGGATGCTCTTTATATCTATCTCTAGCCATTCGAAATGTTTTAACCAATATATTATGCTCCTCCAACATTACTGATAAGCCCTGAACAATTTCAGGATCAATGTCTCCTTCTAGCAGACAATTCATTCTGTTGTTTATCTCATTTTCAGTATCATATTTATATAGCTTAGCAAACTGGGGTCTTTTACCAATTTCAGGCAATAAAGATCCTATACGATGATAATTCTGACCACACATCCTGAAAATGTATGGCCCCTTTGAGTTATTGATAGATCCATCAACTCGGCCACCCATGGATGTAAATGCAAACATTGAGTTATAAGCTCTaatattttttcgaaaattaaTACCTAGTTGCCCTGATTCTTTACCCAAAAGATACTTCAGATAAGGTGGTGGTTCCCTCAATAAAGGAAGTTGTACACGACCTCCTCCCATACAATAAAATGAGAATATCGGTCttgttgtttgttttgtttttgttgttcgTTCTTCATACCATAAAAGAGCTCCACAATATTGGCATGTGTACTTTGGGGGGCCAAAATTCCAAGTTGTTGTGTAATGGCCTGTCAATTtgaacaattaaatataaacataatcatatagtTAGCTAATGATTTAGTCATTCAGTTTCTTATATGAACAATCAATCAAATTTTGACATTTAGATAATAGATAAATGAGGATGCATATTACCATACCATTTTGATGAATGGAAACATGTCTGCTTGAAAAGTTTGTCAACTTCGCCAACTTTGTGAATCTGTTAACAAAATGTATTAGCTGTACTATTAGTCTTTTTGGATGATTCTTGTATTGTTTTTCAATCAAAGCAACTTTTCGCTTCAATCTGGAATACTTCCATCTGTTGTTTTTGAGAGAGCCCAGTTCCTTATTCACTCGACTACACTCGCCTGTTGATgcatttgtattttctttttgctttAGCATTTGTTCGAGGGAAACTAAATCTTGTAGTAGCTATTGTAGGAGGTTAAGTTCCATCGAAATATTCAATGATCCATTGTATTCTTTAATGATAGCAGATAGAAATTCCATTGAACctgttatatttgttttgatagAATATAAAATGTTAGCGGTAGATATTTTTGGCTATATCGAAATACAATATACCCGAGTGATATGTGTGTGAGAGTACTTGCTTGAATCGTAGCTTATCTGAAACGCAATATGTGTTCTAAATAATGTTATTCAAGGAGAGTAGGAATGAGTATACCATTCTgctatttattttcattcaacTGGTAATTTTTTTAACTCATTTATCATGATCATGAAGTTGTCTGTATTTGTGGGATGGAATATTTAAGCCATAGAAAGCAGATTGCAAGTATCCTGCAATATATTCAGTAGTTGACCACCATTAGTTGTAGTGCAGGCATGAAGTTTCATGTATTCTAGTCCATGAATTTATCTTTTCCACCATTGACAAACCCAAGCTTCTTAGTCAGGTAAACTATAAGAGGGTACATATGCTTACAATACTTACTTGAAGTTCTGCTTAGTTTATTGCTTGCTCTTTGATTGTttctttttgtgtgtgtgtgaattcTATCTGTATGCTGTTAGTGGAATACTGAAGGGAGAGATCACTTATACAAGGCTTTGTAGCATGTTAATTCTATTAACCAACTactatattaatatttcatagACCTGTGTAAGAAATTACAAAAGAAGGTCGAGTTACATAAAATTCTGTAAGACAATTTTGCTGGAATTCTCTTCTTGTTTTAATTCTCATACATTATATGTGTATCCAGATTTATGGCTTTGTTGCGACAAACCTATTTTAGCTAATAGTTGGAATTGAAGAATAATTGCAGGTTGGccttatcaaaaaagaaaacaagtagTTGTAGTTTGACCTTTATCGTCTGTCCATATGTATACAGGATATTGAAGGCATTACAGGTCTCAAAATTCAAGTTGTCGAGGGCATTGCAAGTGTCTTACATTAACTTATTAGCCTATTCTGTTACAGGAAATTTCTTTGTAGAAGTTTAGAGCTAAATCAGCATAATGCACCTTAGAGATATATTAAAGTACTAAATTCTGTAGCATGCTTTAGGTTCCTTGTAGATTTCCTACATTCGATATGCAATATAGTGGACAACTTCTAGGTGGACTATCTTGTGCTGCCTTTTTGTGTTTGGAGCTTCTCTATAAATGATAGGAACAGTCTATCTAAATGAACGATATCCTTTAACTTTTCATGGTGAGggaaaaataaacttttagttCTTCAAAAGTAAcctgaaaaattattatttgtgaaAAGAAGGCTGTTTAAGTACTTATTACATtttaatctttaaaatattCTGTAGAAAATCTAATGTGTTCTAAATAATGTTATTCAAGTAGAGTAGGAATGAGTATACAAACCACTGTAAATCAAAACACTCACCGAGATGATCTTTAAGAAATTGGATTGCAATGTGTGACTATGCTGCAGCGTAAAgttttatcaaatattaaaaaattaaataaatatcgcCCCTTCCTTGAATGTGCACCCtgtttaatttgaaaataaaaataaatggatGATCGAATGGTTgtagaattttaatttgatgaatGAATGTTTGAATGGCTGCAAATTTTGAGTgtgatgaatatgaatatgaatagaGGGAAGATATGAGAATTGCCTACGTATTTAATAGGAAAGATTTGTATTGATTTTGTGGAGAAAATGTAACTGGATAAGATTGGGAGGATGATTTGGGACTTGGCTGGTCATTTAATAGCATAGATCTACTAAATCATTTGGATGGTATCTGATATTAGCTATAATGTTTCAGTTAATGCACACCTACGAATTTGATATGGAATGTCATGTGCTGGATTAAACAAATTGATATTATTaactttgttgaaatttgagGAAAGCTGCAATCTTGATAGGGATTTAGTCCgtgtttgtttttattgtataaagGTTCAAAGTTGTTTCGGATTCATGAGATTAAGCTTTGTGCCATGGTATTCATACTTAGATTGTTCCTTCCTTGTACTTTAAGTTAACCTTGTAGACTTTTAAGGAAAGTTCCAAGATTGAGAATGGTTTATCTTGTTCTTGGCTTAAACTATAATCTTGTATTGGAATTTGAGAtcaattttgatatttgtgTTTGATTTTAATGTTCAATGGCCTACCATAGTTATTAAAAGTCGCTCTGCTTTCTTGTTTAACAGAAATTGGTTCAGTCATATGGTTATAGGCCTGCTATAAACAGAGAAAAGCTGCAAACTGCAAAACGAAAGGGGAGATGACATTTTGCCCACTGCTTTTGGAACTCTAAATATTTAGGCATGTGAATCAACTACTGCTTTACATAAAAAGATAATATGAATGTATAGTAAGTGCCTGCAAAACATCAGAAAACGATATATGCAACATTGGTCTTTGACATGTAACACAAATACACTTCCATAGTAAAGCAAATGTAATTCTTCAGGGTAACATTCAGCAGAACGGGTTCTAGAAAAAACAACCATAATGGTAGATGAACCCATTACTTGAAGAACTAAGGATAGGCAAAAGCAAAGAAAATATGGAGTTGATCATGAAAATTAATTCCTTAGGTTCATACCAGCTGTCCGTTCAAAGTTAATCATCAAATATGAAATGATTCCAAATAGTAATGTCTGCATGAAGATGTACGGAACTTGGACTAACACCTGTTtgccaaaaaaaagaagaagttggtATTAGTAAACAATCTCATCATCTCTTCTAAAAGAAGTTCATATACCATCTAATTGAGTAGTCCAAGAAATACCAACATATGATTATTATATCTGTTGCAACTCGAAGCCATTAAGATGTACTTGATGTGAATGCGCTAACCTGAGCTGCTGCATATGGTAGAGGAGAGTACATTCCAGCAGCCTTCTCCCTGTAGAAAACTGTTCTCTCAATGGCAACTATTGGTTGTACGGAAGAAGCATTATTGACCCCCAGGAAGAAGCATGAAGAATAAAGTGCACCCATAACAACGAACAAATTTTGAGTGGAGTCCCTGTGGAATCATTTCAAGTGTACTGCCCCAGTTAATAATTGGAGAATTGATCATAAAATTGATACAATCAAGGCTCTAATATTTAATCCAAGTTTGGAAACTGAAAGAATGGTTCTAATTGCTAGTTTACTTGCTGGTTTTCTCCCACTATATTATTTTGCATAGTTCTGCTCTTTCAATCTGGCAATCCAGCCATTTTGTCCATAGAAGTTACTTGATGTTGTTTTTAGTGTAgtcaaatattttctaatgaTCCTGTCTCTATTACTGATGTATTAGACTCATTATAGACATAGGATCATTGATTTTGGAAGTTCTATTGTACATATGATTTCAGTACTTTCCATGTACTGATGATCTGTTTCTATGACATATATACACAGTTAAcagttacaaaaagaaaaaaaaattatgaacaataAAACTGACATGGAATATACTCGAAGAAGGGAAAGTTCACGGTGTCCTCTTCTATGTGAAAGCGTTTCTTTTTTAGTCCATTTCAAAGGATTgacaatttaatatatttggtaACAATTTAACTTAAGCTTCCCATTCTACCCCTTAATGACAACTTTAACAGCCTCAAAAATGTTAGGcgtgtttaagaccacaaatttcaaaattcttatagCCATATAAATGTAACGATAAATTTCAAACAATTAGTTTTATAagtcacacacacacacacacacacacacacacacacacacacacacacacatatatatatatatatatatttacacacAACACACACATCAACACTCCAAGCATAATCTCACAAGTGGGTTCTGGGAACGGAAAGATGTATGAAGACCTTGCCCCTTTGTGAGCTAGAGAAGTTGTTTCTGATAGCCCCTTAGCTCAAAAGAAGTGTAAGCAAAGAAGGattgaaaagaaataacaaGATGAACAAAGCAAAAGAAGCAATAGGGAGTAGTAAATATTGGTCGATATTAAGAAGAGATATCATGCATATGTTTTTGAATACAAAAGAGCTAGCTATGTTTGCTCCAATACAATGCAAACAGTAAGTTGGCGCCacagaaaacattttccatgttTCCAATCAGTTTATTTTAGTGTTCTATGAAAGATATGGTCAGATGTTACGatagaattaaaatataaatatgatatctCATTCATTTTTCCtcaaattctttttctattgcTGATTGCAAGAGATACACTTGGATAGGCTACTGAACTCAAAATTCAAAACTCTCCATCTAGAAACAAGAGGTATCCTAAATAATGAATAATCTACTAAAGGTACCTTTCAGATGTAAGAGAAATAAAACATCTGTAGCACAAGAATTATCAAGGCCAGAGAGCAAAGAACCCTAAGCCATTGCTAAGCAGCAACCACCTCTTGAGCACATCTAGACTCCAACCATGATGTAGCTGCAACCTTCGTGGTCAAAAACCACCCAGCCTTATCAGGTGCCTCGTGGAATGGAGCGTTTAATTCCTTAAGGTGCGACTCAAATACACCTGCCAGACCTTTCTCGGAATATTTATGTTTTCCATGTCCTGTGTTGATTCCAAGCAATGATGGGAACTTTTCCCCACTTTCAAGTGCTTTGTTCAAGTCATTAACCCAGATGTGCAATGCTGTTAAAGCTGCACCAAGGGAGAGGCTCTTCAGATGTAAAGACCATTGAGTAGCAGTTCGAGACATAATATCTGTATAGATATTGAGAGTTAGTCCAACATCTAACAACTCACAAGATCTCTCCAACTGGTTAAGATTGACACATATGTCAATCAAACAGCTGCAGTACGCTTTCCGGACATCCGTAGTTGCACAATCCAAAAGTTCAGCAGCATGTTTCTTAAAAgccccttcttcttcttcaacttcatcatcCACCAGGAGTTTCACCATGTAACCAAGCTTCGGATTTGCCCTCTCAAGGCAGATAGTTAGCTTGTGAAGGTCTTCCTTTGCTGTTTGTGTCAAAACATTAAGAAGACAACCAGTAAACCGCTCATCTGCAGATAATCCCAAATCTGACAGCCTATCGAAAGTTCTTACTACATCATCTGTCTGGCCTGCTTTTCCATAACACTGAACAAGCGAGGTCAAGACAAAGATATTCGGTTCAAACCCTGCTTCAATCATCTCATTCAATGTGAATTCCGCCTCCGAGACCTTCCCACTACAAGAGAAGATGGTGATTAGAGAAGAGTATGTCCAGCTGTCAGGTTGGCAAGTCTCTGAGGCCGAGCTTTTCATCTCCTCAAAAATGTTAACAGCCTCATCTGTAAGTCCGACATCAGCACACATTGCCAAAAGTGTATTATATAATACCACACTCAACTCCAATCCCTTCTCCTTCATTTCTTTATAGATTTTAAGAGCATCTTCACTATAACGAGCCCTACCATAAGCCCGAATGAGTGAAGCATAGGTACCCCAACTTGGTTGAAATCCATTGCTTAGCATTTCTCCATAGATGTTCTTTGCCTGCCATGGCCTCCTAGCTCTTCCCATAGCATCCAACAAACTGTTATACACAGTCATATTAGGCTTTACACCAAGCGCTTTCATTTCCTCATAAACATTTCCTATGACCATGTCCTAAGTAAGATGAAAATGTGTCATATCCTATCTAATATCCTCCTCTAGTTCTTCTTCGATCTACCTCTACCTCTCTTAAACCTTCTATAGCCAACCTCTCACACCTCCTTATTGGAGCTCCGCGCACCTCCTCTTTATATGTCCAAATCATCTCAATCTTGTTTCCCTTATCTTGTCAGTCACGGATCTCACTCTCACTGTCTTGAATTAATATgcctattatatattttaaaaaatccttTAGAGGCTCTTACATTGTGACATTTGATCATATCCAGTCAACGACGAGAAGTATGTTTATTCCTAAATGTTATGGAGATACTATCTTCCTCAAAAAAGCTCATTTGAATTTAGGAAGTGCTCATTTGGTGTAATAGTCTCAGGTTGTGGAGTCCAATGATTCAGCTAAAGGCCAAAAGGCTGATCCTAGTGAACCCGATCTTCTCTAGACTCTGAATTCTTGAAGGTTCTGTGAGTTAGCATCCTTGTGGGGGAGATTTATTCACATTTCAATAGTACAATAAGTCCAATCACAGACAACTAGAAATGAATATCCTGACAGAATCCATTACAAGTGTGTTTAACTTATAAAATAGATATCATCATGTTCTAGACTTCTAGTGTTAGTGCCAGccatattttcaaaaatcactATTTTTCCCCACAATTAGatgatgtccacatggacacagCAGTCACTGTTGGACAAAATGGAAGATTGGTGTTTTTATTTAGCAGAGGAAGTTTCTGAAGTAGCTTTAACAATTATCCATTCATTTAAATAGTTCATTGTTGGTCCGATTGGTGCATGTTCATCAAGAATTCATTCTCTCAGATCCTGAAGTTCTCTCTCATTTGGATTCAGAGCAACACCTTAACCATACTATGTCAATAGAGTTGTTTTAATATGCAGTTGTTTGTATATACCATCACCATCAACAAGGCAAATTGACCGAAATTGCAACTTTGACCTCCTTTATTAGTTAATACAGTACCTTGATATTGTTCAATTTGAAAACATAAATAGTTAATATCAGATATGAAGGACCAGCAAGACAGAACATACAAAACCTTTATATTACTGTCAACCTAATGCATGATGGTTAATTCTTCAAGGATACATAACTTGCATACCAGAGGGTTCTGCACtcctaattcaaattttcaaaaagttctCAACCCCCAGACCCTCTTTTACCAACAAATAAAAACGAAAGAACAAAGACTGAATGCTCTTGGAGATACTTAAATGTCCGCCCCTTTTATTGAGAAACATCTTTTCAGCTGGACTGAAACAAAAAAACTTTCAGCAATCAACAAAATATAGAACTGAGAATCAGAGCACTCAACGTTGTAAAGAACAACCTAACAACATTATAAGTCGGACTTCTCCAATACACAAGATTTTGCTTCCAGAGACAGATCCTAAACTGAGAAAATGCACCTTGACTGTATATGCTGGTGAACTTTAGAGGTTCTGAGTTCTCAGGCAGGACGCTCAGTTGCTTAATTAAGGCCTCCACTCCcctaattttaaaaagagataCAAGTTCTACAAATTGTTAATAAAGGAAAAACGAAGAGAGCAATAAATAGTATACTTCATGTGATGAAGACATTTATTAAGATCACCTGAACTGCTCCGAATTTCTGTATATTACTGCAAAATCTTCTCCCATCCTTTCTTAAGCAGCAGGCGTACTTATCTCA
Coding sequences within it:
- the LOC101258300 gene encoding uncharacterized protein, with amino-acid sequence MRDFYCFRIQQRLNEGKTLLLAGRLLQQYIVDGYLAIEEERFHYIWNNQPKLRADLYSGLMDAILRGDSDCSLVGKKVILPSSHTGGPRYRAQNYQDAMAICRWAGYPDLFLTFTCNPKWPEINEMLRLIEQSGDDNRVDIICRVFQIKLFQLMQDLKKQLPFGKIIAYNRYVVPYNRNLIVKFDAHINVELCNYSRSVKYLFKYMNKGSDRATIGIECSNTPTERDAIKRYLDCRYISATEACWRIFSFDIHHRQPAVERLPFHLQGENTIVF
- the LOC101258591 gene encoding pentatricopeptide repeat-containing protein At4g16390, chloroplastic-like, which encodes MVIGNVYEEMKALGVKPNMTVYNSLLDAMGRARRPWQAKNIYGEMLSNGFQPSWGTYASLIRAYGRARYSEDALKIYKEMKEKGLELSVVLYNTLLAMCADVGLTDEAVNIFEEMKSSASETCQPDSWTYSSLITIFSCSGKVSEAEFTLNEMIEAGFEPNIFVLTSLVQCYGKAGQTDDVVRTFDRLSDLGLSADERFTGCLLNVLTQTAKEDLHKLTICLERANPKLGYMVKLLVDDEVEEEEGAFKKHAAELLDCATTDVRKAYCSCLIDICVNLNQLERSCELLDVGLTLNIYTDIMSRTATQWSLHLKSLSLGAALTALHIWVNDLNKALESGEKFPSLLGINTGHGKHKYSEKGLAGVFESHLKELNAPFHEAPDKAGWFLTTKVAATSWLESRCAQEVVAA